The proteins below come from a single Miscanthus floridulus cultivar M001 chromosome 1, ASM1932011v1, whole genome shotgun sequence genomic window:
- the LOC136451946 gene encoding uncharacterized protein: MQQSAHSIAAARPASAPCAALPLRLQMRTPELPEHSLASPLSFPRSLVLRALRNAAAMVAAASSRKGGGESRAPPRAHQGRESLSPEVLVAAFHKPKVRMSEQEVAPEEVNVLKRNSDDVGWEYGFLVDPNNKDKVECKFCGHRSQGGIHRLKEHVANVGTNAKKEHESIPFNACDNDEFKQMCESIGQFGSRLEPPSQCDLRESLLDEEYARTKSLLQERDAEKVKNGCSIMTDAWSDRKRRSIMNLCTNCADGSSFISSKEMSDVSHTSEVIFELVDKAIEDIGPNHVVQVVTDNASNNIGAKNRLAEKRPNIFWTSCATHTINLMLQGIGNMPWFKKKDVKLCLSVFEPLVKVLRLVDGDVKPSMCFLYGELLKAKREIKEAYGNVETRYKKVIAIIDKKMKERLDSPLHLTAYLLNPYYSYANPSIFDEPTITEIY; the protein is encoded by the exons ATGCAACAGAGCGCGCACTCCATTGCCGCCGCGCGTCCCGCCTCCGCGCCATGCGCTGCCCTGCCCCTGCGCCTCCAAATGCGAACGCCCGAGCTGCCCGAGCACTCACTCGCCTCCCCACTCTCCTTCCCTCGCTCTCTGGTGCTGCGCGCGCTCCGGAACGCGGCCGCCATGGTTGCCGCCGCGAGCTCGA GGAAGGGTGGAGGCGAGtccagagctcctcctcgagCCCACCAGGGAAGGGAGTCACTGAGTCCAGAGGTCCTCGTCGCCGCCTTCCACAAGCCCAAGGTGAG AATGTCGGAGCAAGAAGTTGCTCCGGAGGAAGTGAATGTCCTGAAAAGGAATTCAGATGATGTGGGATGGGAGTATGGGTTTCTGGTGGATCCAAACAATAAGGACAAGGTCGAGTGCAAGTTCTGTGGTCATCGGAGCCAAGGAGGGATCCATCGGTTGAAGGAACATGTGGCCAATGTTGGAACAAATGCGAAGAAGGAGCATGAAT CCATACCATTCAACGCTTGTGACAATGATGAGTTCAAGCAAATGTGTGAATCAATTGGACAGTTTGGTTCTAGACTAGAACCTCCATCTCAGTGTGATCTGCGAGAGAGTTTgctagatgaagaatatgcaagaaCCAAGAGTTTGCTGCAAGAACGTGATGCTGAGAAGGTGAAGAATGGGTGCTCTATTATGACTGATGCTTGGTCAGATAGGAAGAGGAGAAGCATAATGAACCTGTGCACTAATTGTGCTGATGGATCCAGTTTTATCAGCTCAAAAGAGATGTCAGATGTGTCACACACAAGTGAAGTCATCTTTGAACTAGTAGACAAAGCTATTGAAGACATTGGTCCGAATCATGTGGTGCAAGTAGTGACAGACAATGCTTCTAACAACATAGGCGCAAAGAATCGATTGGCTGAGAAGAGACCAAACATCTTTTGGACCTCTTGTGCAACTCACACGATCAATTTGATGCTCCAAGGAATTGGCAATATGCCATGGTTCAAGAAG AAGGATGTGAAGTTGTGTTTGAGTGTTTTTGAGCCATTGGTCAAAGTTCTTCGTTTGGTTGATGGGGATGTGAAGCCATCAATGTGTTTCCTATATGGAGAACTACTGAAGGCAAAAAGAGAGATCAAGGAAGCCTATGGCAATGTTGAGACCCGCTACAAGAAAGTTATTGCTATTATTGACAAGAAGATGAAAGAAAGACTTGATTCTCCATTGCATTTGACTGCCTATCTGCTGAATCCATACTACAGCTATGCTAACCCATCAATCTTTGATGAGCCAACAATAACAGAGATTTATTAG
- the LOC136540852 gene encoding uncharacterized protein isoform X2, translating to MAIRAGRSALHLLALAFLLILAASPCLQARVDHRKQISDWSRRPNFELQNICSSRKEIKRENWCKEENGSNAAG from the exons ATGGCGATTAGGGCTGGCCGCTCGGCCCTCCACCTCCTCGCCCTCgccttcctcctcatcctcgccgCCTCCCCCTGCCTCCAAG CTCGAGTGGACCATCGCAAACAG ATATCTGACTGGAGTAGGCGACCCAACTTTGAATTGCAGAATATCTGCTCGAGTCGGAAGG AAATTAAGAGGGAGAATTGGTGTAAGGAAGAAAATGGAAGTAATGCAGCAGGATGA
- the LOC136451957 gene encoding polygalacturonate 4-alpha-galacturonosyltransferase-like, translating to MLQSADEQVRSLKKQSTFLSQLAAKTIPNGIHCLSMRLTIDYYLLPPEKRKFPNSENSENPDLYHYALFSDNVLAASVVVNSTIMNAKEPEKHVFHLVTDKLNFGAMNMWFLLNPPGDATIHVENVDDFKWLNSSYCPVLRQLESAAMREYYFKSVVQRDLTGLCEVDLNGNVNGAVETCGASFHRFDKYLNFSNPNISQNFDPNACGWAYGMNMFDLEEWKKKDITGIY from the exons ATGCTTCAGTCAGCAGATGAGCAGGTCCGGAGCTTGAAGAAGCAGAGCACCTTCCTTAGCCAGCTGGCAGCTAAGACAATCCCAAATGGCATCCATTGTCTTTCCATGCGCTTAACAATTGATTATTACCTTCTGCCTCCAGAGAAAAGAAAGTTCCCCAATAGTGAGAACTCGGAAAATCCTGATCTTTACCATTATGCTCTTTTCTCGGACAATGTTTTGGCAGCATCAGTTGTGGTCAACTCAACCATCATGAATGCGAAG GAGCCTGAAAAACATGTATTTCATCTTGTTACTGACAAACTGAACTTTGGGGCCATGAACATGTGGTTTTTGCTGAATCCACCTGGGGATGCAACAATCCATGTGGAAAATGTTGATGACTTCAAATGGTTAAACTCTTCTTACTGCCCTGTTCTGAGGCAACTTGAGTCTGCAGCCATGAGAGAATACTATTTCAAGTCCG TTGTCCAGAGGGATCTAACTGGACTCTGTGAGGTTGACCTTAATGGAAATGTAAATGGAGCGGTGGAAACATGTGGAGCGAGTTTTCATCGATTTGACAAGTACCTCAATTTCTCAAACCCAAATATTTCTCAGAATTTTGATCCTAATGCATGTGGTTGGGCTTATGGAATGAACATGTTTGATCTGGAAGAATGGAAGAAGAAAGACATTACTGGGATTTACTAA
- the LOC136540764 gene encoding probable acylpyruvase FAHD2, mitochondrial, which translates to MASAAAAQSLLVASTKIIGVGRNYIAHAKELNNPVPKEPVLFLKPTSSFLHAGVDTASVEIPEPLESLHHEVELAVVISRRGRDIPEASAMDYVGGYALALDMTARDLQSVAKSAGLPWTLAKGQDTFTPISAVVPKSAVTNPDDLELWLKVDDELRQKGSTSDMIFKIPFLISYISSIMTLMEGDVILTGTPEGVGPVRVGQKIKAGITDLIDVEFNVQRRNRSFSA; encoded by the exons ATGGCTTCGGCTGCGGCGGCGCAGAGTCTGCTCGTGGCGAGCACGAAGATCATCGGGGTTGGGCGCAACTACATCGCCCACGCCAAGGAGCTCAACAACCCGGTCCCCAAG GAGCCCGTCCTGTTCCTGAAGCCGACCTCGTCGTTCCTCCACGCTGGCGTGGACACCGCCTCTGTCGAGATCCCGGAGCCGCTCGAGTCGCTACACCACGAGGTTGAGCTCGCCGTCGTCATCTCCCGGCGCGGGCGCGACATTCCTGAGGCGTCCGCCATGGACTACGTCGGAG GTTATGCACTTGCTTTGGACATGACAGCAAGGGACCTTCAATCTGTTGCTAAG TCTGCAGGCCTTCCATGGACTTTGGCTAAAGGACAAGACACCTTCACTCCAATTAGTGCAGTA GTTCCAAAATCGGCTGTCACTAATCCCGACGATCTCGAGCTCTGGCTAAAG GTAGATGATGAACTAAGACAGAAAGGATCCACAAGTGACATGATATTCAAGATTCCTTTTCTGATCAGCTATATCAGTTCCATCATGACATTAATGGAGGGTGATGTGATACTAACAG GTACTCCTGAAGGTGTGGGTCCTGTCCGAGTAGGTCAGAAGATCAAAGCTGGTATAACTGACCTAATTGATGTCGAGTTTAATGTTCAGAGGCGCAATCGGTCATTTTCCGCATGA
- the LOC136540852 gene encoding polygalacturonate 4-alpha-galacturonosyltransferase-like isoform X1: MAIRAGRSALHLLALAFLLILAASPCLQARVDHRKQKLRGRIGVRKKMEVMQQDDEALVKLENAGIERSKAVDSAVLGKYSIWRRENENEKADSRVRLMRDQMIMARIYSVLAKSRDKLDLYQELLARLKKSQRSLGEATADAELPKSALDRIKAMGQVLSKSRDLLYDC; the protein is encoded by the exons ATGGCGATTAGGGCTGGCCGCTCGGCCCTCCACCTCCTCGCCCTCgccttcctcctcatcctcgccgCCTCCCCCTGCCTCCAAG CTCGAGTGGACCATCGCAAACAG AAATTAAGAGGGAGAATTGGTGTAAGGAAGAAAATGGAAGTAATGCAGCAGGATGATGAAGCGTTAGTTAAACTTGAGAACGCAGGTATCGAACGCTCAAAAGCTGTTGATTCTGCTGTGCTGGGAAAATACAGCATCTGGAGACGTGAAAATGAAAATGAGAAGGCAGATTCAAGGGTTCGTCTGATGCGAGATCAAATGATCATGGCCAGAATATATTCTGTTCTTGCCAAATCGAGGGACAAGCTTGATCTCTATCAGGAGCTGCTTGCAAGGCTCAAGAAAAGCCAGCGCTCCCTTGGGGAAGCTACTGCTGATGCCGAACTTCCCAAGAG TGCTTTGGATAGAATCAAAGCAATGGGCCAAGTTTTATCAAAATCAAGGGATCTATTGTACGATTGCTAG